One Candidatus Poseidoniia archaeon genomic region harbors:
- the thyA gene encoding thymidylate synthase has protein sequence MKQYLELVEEVLDRGTRKQNRTGVDTISAFNVNYAIDLQQGFPLLTTKEISWKNIVVENLWFLSGDRHIGLLQKHGCKFWDPWADAEGFVPSAYGNFWRHFPVHAEGGAGFNDQVRYVLRTLRENPASRRMVVSAWAPGNAQASQLPPCHLMFIFNVQYDADGEPHLCLHLTQRSCDVALGVPYNIAGYAFLLSLFAHLAGMRAGTFGHSLVDAHIYTAKPDGSMGEYDHVPGLREQLQREPRQLPRLAISPDLKTLDDVLALCDSDLDDILAAFRLDGYDPQPAISFKVAV, from the coding sequence GTGAAGCAGTACCTGGAGCTGGTTGAGGAGGTCCTCGACCGCGGAACGCGCAAGCAGAACCGGACCGGTGTTGACACCATCTCGGCGTTCAACGTCAACTACGCCATTGACCTTCAACAGGGCTTTCCGCTGCTGACGACCAAGGAGATTTCGTGGAAAAACATCGTCGTCGAGAATCTCTGGTTCCTCTCGGGCGACCGCCACATCGGACTGCTCCAGAAGCATGGCTGCAAGTTCTGGGACCCATGGGCCGACGCGGAGGGTTTCGTGCCGAGCGCCTACGGCAATTTCTGGCGCCATTTCCCGGTCCACGCCGAAGGGGGAGCGGGGTTCAACGATCAGGTGCGCTACGTGCTGCGGACGCTGCGCGAGAACCCGGCGAGTCGCCGCATGGTGGTTTCTGCCTGGGCGCCCGGCAACGCGCAGGCGAGCCAGCTGCCGCCGTGCCACCTGATGTTCATCTTCAACGTGCAGTATGACGCCGACGGCGAGCCGCACCTCTGCCTGCATCTGACACAACGCAGCTGCGATGTGGCGCTGGGCGTTCCGTACAACATCGCCGGCTACGCCTTCCTGCTCTCGCTCTTCGCGCATCTGGCGGGGATGCGGGCCGGCACCTTCGGCCATTCGCTGGTTGACGCGCACATCTATACCGCCAAACCGGACGGCTCGATGGGCGAATACGACCACGTTCCGGGGCTGCGCGAGCAGTTGCAGCGCGAGCCGCGGCAGCTGCCGCGGCTCGCTATCAGCCCCGACCTCAAAACGCTGGACGACGTGCTGGCGCTTTGCGACTCTGACCTCGACGATATCCTCGCTGCGTTCCGGCTCGACGGCTACGACCCGCAGCCGGCGATTTCCTTCAAGGTCGCGGTGTGA
- a CDS encoding dihydrofolate reductase, producing MSGTILAAVSPDGVIGRDGGIPWHYSGDLQRFKRLTLGHTIIMGRRTWESLPRKPLPGRRNIVLTSRPLDGVECFASLAEAVAAADGELFFIGGARLYAEALGCADCIDLVLVPDAVPVEGSVLFPRIPDGWVAGAVEPHPDEPALRLQRWRRG from the coding sequence GTGAGCGGGACCATCCTGGCGGCGGTCTCGCCCGACGGGGTTATCGGCCGCGACGGTGGGATTCCATGGCATTATTCGGGCGACCTGCAGCGGTTCAAGCGGCTGACGCTTGGTCACACTATAATCATGGGCCGCCGCACCTGGGAGTCGCTGCCACGCAAGCCGCTCCCCGGGCGGCGCAACATCGTACTCACCTCGCGCCCGCTCGACGGGGTGGAGTGCTTTGCGTCGCTGGCGGAGGCGGTCGCGGCCGCCGACGGGGAGCTGTTCTTCATCGGCGGTGCGAGGCTCTATGCTGAGGCGCTGGGCTGCGCCGACTGCATCGACCTGGTGCTGGTCCCCGACGCAGTGCCGGTCGAGGGGAGCGTGCTCTTCCCGCGCATCCCCGACGGGTGGGTCGCCGGCGCGGTCGAGCCGCACCCCGACGAGCCGGCGCTGCGGTTGCAGCGCTGGCGGCGCGGCTGA